A part of Bombus huntii isolate Logan2020A chromosome 16, iyBomHunt1.1, whole genome shotgun sequence genomic DNA contains:
- the LOC126874712 gene encoding coatomer subunit beta' isoform X1 — protein sequence MPLRLDIKRKLTARSDRVKSVDLHPTEPWMLCSLYQGNVNIWNHETQTLAKTFEVCDLPVRTAKFVPRKNWVVTGSDDMQVRVFNYNTLERVHSFEAHSDYVRCIAVHPTQPFILTSSDDMLIKLWNWEKGWIAQQVFEGHTHYVMQVVFNPKDNNTFASASLDRTVKVWQLGSSTANFTLDGHEKGVNCVDYYHGGDKPYLISGADDNYVKIWDYQNKTCVQTLEGHTQNICAVCFHPELPIILTGSEDGTVRIWHAGTYRLESSLNYGFERVWTIACLKGSNNVAIGYDESSVIVKVGREEPAVSMDSLGGKIVWAKHSEIQQVNLKALGEETQDGERLPLAVKDMGACEIYPQTIQHNPNGRFLVVCGDGEYIIYTSMALRNKAFGQASEFIWAADSSQYAVRESNTTVKVFKNFKEKKSFKPDFGADGIFGGFLLGVSSGSGLSFFDWDTLKLVRRIDIQPTHVYWAENASLVALATSDQYFILKYHADAVANAPENSEDIEDAFEMVAEMSETVKTGLWVGDCFIYTNSVNRINYFVGGEVVTVSHLDRPMYLLGYVPRDNRLYLCDKELSVVSYSLLLSVLEYQTAVMRKDFETADRVLPTVPKEHRTRVAHFLEKQGFKEQALAVSTDPEHRFELALALGDLVTAHSLAKEANSQQKWRQLASLATQKGKLCLAQECLHQAQDFGGLLLLATSTGNANMIQKLGSDANDMGKNNISFLSYFILGDLDKCQEILLKTDRIPEAAFFARTYAPSKVSSIVKLWKEKLSSVSKKAGQSLADPEQYENLFPGYREALKVEQFLREESKKKVPASAFPTMKPNVERNPFEEMLAAEQANRFTYKAATSTTDEAEESTTEMIMNRLQDLDIGKVIPSSTGKSNFPEKITKTTSSSRPLTMDEDDLDLDLEIDDTIDTTCFYIHKGVNLDDDLLEED from the exons ATG CCACTGAGGTTAGATATCAAGCGAAAATTGACCGCTAGGTCGGACAGGGTAAAGAGCGTGGACCTTCACCCTACAGAACCATGGATGCTCTGTTCCTTGTATCAAGGAAACGTTAATATTTGGAATCATGAAACTCAGACGCTGGCTAAAACATTTGAAGTATGTGACTTACCAGTTCGTACAGCCAAATTTGTACCACGCAAGAATTGGGTTGTTACTGGTTCAGATGATATGCAAGTTAgagtatttaattataatactttgGAACGTGTGCATTCTTTCGAGGCACATAGTGACTATGTCAGATGTATTGCAGTACATCCAACACAACCATTTATATTAACAAGTAGTG ATGATATGCTAATCAAATTGTGGAACTGGGAAAAAGGTTGGATAGCACAACAGGTGTTTGAAGGACACACACACTATGTAATGCAAGTAGTATTCAATCCAAAagataataatacatttgCAAGTGCTTCATTAGACAGAACAGTGAAAGTATGGCAGCTTGGATCTTCCACGGCCAATTTCACACTAGATGGTCATGAGAAAGGTGTAAATTGTGTTGATTACTACCATGGTGGAGACAAACCATACTTAATATCAGGAGCAGACGATAACTATGTCAAAATTTGGGATTATCAAAATAAAACTTGTGTACAGACACTAGAAGGACACACACAAAATATTTGTGCTGTTTGTTTTCATCCAGAATTGCCCATCATTCTTACGGGTTCTGAAGATGGAACTGTTCGAATATGGCATGCTGGAACATACAGATTGGAATCTTCCCTTAATTATGGTTTTGAGAGAGTATGGACAATCGCTTGTTTAAAGGGCTCAAACAATGTTGCAATTGGTTATGATGAGAGTAGTGTTATAGTAAAAGTTGGTAGAGAAGAGCCTGCAGTTTCAATGGATTCATTAGGTGGCAAGATCGTCTGGGCAAAACACAGTGAAATACAGCAAGTGAACTTGAAAGCTTTGGGAGAGGAAACACAAGATGGAGAGAGACTTCCATTGGCTGTTAAAGACATGGGTGCCTGTGAAATTTATCCACAAACTATCCAGCATAATCCGAATGGAAGATTCTTGGTAGTTTGTGGGGATGGAGAGTACATTATTTACACATCTATGGCATTAAGAAATAAAGCTTTTGGTCAAGCATCGGAATTCATCTGGGCAGCTGATTCAAGTCAGTATGCTGTCAGAGAAAGTAATACCACTGTAAAAGTCTTCAAGAACttcaaagaaaagaagagcTTTAAGCCTGATTTTGGTGCTGAtg gtATTTTTGGTGGATTTTTGTTGGGCGTTTCTTCTGGATCTGGTCTATCATTTTTCGACTGGGACACGCTTAAGTTAGTTCGTCGTATAGACATTCAACCTACACATGTCTATTGGGCCGAAAATGCCTCTCTGGTAGCATTAGCTACATCTGATCaatactttattttaaaataccaTGCTGATGCAGTTGCAAATGCTCCAGAAAATTCAGAAGACATTGAAGATGCTTTTGAG ATGGTAGCAGAAATGAGTGAAACTGTGAAAACTGGTCTATGGGTCGGTGACTGCTTCATTTACACAAATAGCGTAAATCGGATAAACTATTTCGTCGGTGGAGAAGTTGTGACTGTATCACACTTAGATAGACCAATGTATCTTCTTGGATATGTCCCGAGGGACAACAGATTGTATCTGTGCGACAAGGAACTGTCAGTTGTCTCGTATTCGTTATTATTATCTGTATTAGAATACCAGACTGCTGTTATGCGAAAAGATTTCGAGACAGCAGACAGAGTTCTTCCCACAGTTCCCAAGGAACATCGTACGCGAGTGGCTCATTTCTTGGAAAAACAA GGTTTCAAAGAACAAGCATTGGCTGTGTCCACGGATCCAGAACACAGGTTTGAATTGGCTCTGGCATTGGGAGACCTCGTAACGGCGCACTCGCTTGCAAAGGAAGCGAATAGCCAGCAAAAATGGCGGCAATTGGCGTCTCTCGCCACTCAGAAAGGAAAATTGTGCTTAGCACAAGAATGTTTGCATCAGGCGCAAGATTTCGGTGGGCTCCTACTGCTTGCCACAAGTACAGGAAACGCGAATATGATTCAAAAACTAGGCTCGGACGCTAATGATATGGGcaagaataatatttctttcttgtcATATTTTATTCTTGGAGACCTCGACAAGTGTCAGGAAATCCTTCTAAAAACGGACAGAATTCCAGAGGCTGCGTTCTTTGCACGAACGTACGCTCCTAGTAAAGTTTCATCGATTGTAAAATTATGGAAGGAGAAACTCTCGTCTGTGAGCAAGAAAGCTGGACAGAGCTTGGCTGATCCTGAACAGTACGAAAACCTGTTTCCTGGATACAGAGAAGCGTTGAAGGTCGAACAGTTCCTTAGAGAGGAGAGTAAGAAGAAGGTTCCGGCATCTGCATTCCCGACTATGAAA CCGAATGTCGAACGAAATCCATTCGAGGAGATGCTAGCTGCTGAGCAGGCGAATCGGTTCACCTACAAAGCGGCTACAAGTACAACTGACGAAGCAGAAGAATCAACCACCGAAATGATAATGAATAGGCTACAGGATCTCGATATTGGTAAGGTAATCCCATCGTCTACGGGAAAATCGAATTTTCCCGAGAAGATTACGAAGACCACCAGCAGCTCTAGACCATTAACCATGGACGAGGACGATCTGGATCTCGATCTTGAAATCGATGATACTATAGATACTACT TGCTTCTACATACACAAA GGTGTGAATCTCGATGATGACCTCCTCGAGGAAGACTAG
- the LOC126874736 gene encoding ovoinhibitor-like, which translates to RFLGFTLICRRGWTFILANKRIFYQNCEIFNNVDLYDGPVCGSDGITYANDLYLDCVNYQTFQNGEYLPSYIRTLMNENSFSVIPMHSGYCLPVDDYCKINLFYRPICGSDGHTYTNLESLSCVNYNRSQNVTVALSGPCKVMDRCYSYRTLSYGSNGVCANNGLTYGNAAQVNCLRQINVDLRILHNGSCTVREVYDIYDSVEKICDIANSRFEWNPVCTSDGVTYHNPFKFLCYKARGKLCYQVFVASILYSYIVYISIRSSNKFVYIYVISLSTLYYILYSLFVKFREIKVEKVNDLRLRGPFLICFSDLKTLVSDNECEKNTQFSCAHLKSSAKTFSAKDEVCGNDGVTYQSIHHLQCHNNQNKYLSLKHSGACVDPDDNPCRSIPEESLRFPVCGSDNLSYVSPEALWCAKLRFPDKSELILLRLYKLQPLKAIMSEISYKFSFNITIP; encoded by the exons CGATTTTTAGGTTTCACACTGATCTGTAGAAGAGGGTGGACTTTTATATTGGCGAACAAGCGAATTTTTTACCAAAATTgcgaaatttttaataacgtAGATTTGTATGATGGTCCAGTATGTGGTAGTGATGGCATTACTTATGCCAACGATTTATACCTGGACTGCGTTAACTATCAGACATTTCAGAACGGTGAGT ATTTACCTTCATACATTCGTACTTTAATGAACGAAAATTCCTTTTCAGTGATACCAATGCATTCTGGATATTGTTTACCGGTGGATGATTACTGCAAGATAAATCTGTTTTATCGGCCGATCTGTGGATCGGATGGGCACACGTACACGAACCTGGAATCACTTTCATGCGTTAATTACAATCGTTCGCAGA atGTAACAGTAGCTTTAAGCGGTCCTTGCAAAGTTATGGATCGCTGTTATAGCTACAGGACCTTATCGTACGGTTCCAACGGTGTCTGCGCGAATAATGGTTTGACCTATGGAAACGCGGCTCAGGTGAACTGTCTCCGACAGATTAACGTTG ATCTGAGGATTCTTCATAACGGTAGTTGCACGGTTAGGGAggtttatgatatttatgacAGCGTCGAAAAGATCTGTGACATTGCCAATAGTAGGTTCGAATGGAATCCAGTGTGTACTTCAGATGGCGTTACCTATCATAATCCTTTTAAGTTTTTGTGTTACAAAGCTCGTGGTAAGTTGTGTTACCAAGTTTTCGTGGCTAGTATTCTTTATTCTTATATCGTATATATTTCTATCAGATCGAGTAATAAGTTCGTTTa TATTTATGTCATTTCTCT ATCCACGCTCTATTACATATTGTATTCTCTTTTTGTAAAGTTTCGTGAGATTAAAGTTGAGAAGGTGAATGATCTCAGACTTCGCGGGCCTTTCCTAATTTGTTTTTCAGATTTGAAGACGTTGGTATCAGATAACGAGTGCGAGAAGAACACGCAGTTCTCGTGTGCTCATCTCAAATCCTCTGCTAAGACCTTCAGTGCAAAGGACGAGGTTTGCGGAAACGATGGCGTTACCTATCAAAGTATCCATCACTTACAATGCCACAACAATCAAAATAAAT ATTTGTCCCTGAAGCATTCTGGAGCCTGCGTCGACCCCGACGACAACCCCTGCAGATCCATACCCGAGGAAAGTCTCCGATTTCCGGTGTGTGGAAGCGATAACTTGTCGTACGTGAGCCCAGAGGCTTTATGGTGCGCGAAATTGAGGTTTCCAGATAAAAGTGAGCTAATCTTGCTTCGTCTTTACAAACTTCAACCCCTAAAGGCTATCATGAGcgaaatttcatataaattttcttttaatattaccATCCCATAA
- the LOC126874712 gene encoding coatomer subunit beta' isoform X2, protein MPLRLDIKRKLTARSDRVKSVDLHPTEPWMLCSLYQGNVNIWNHETQTLAKTFEVCDLPVRTAKFVPRKNWVVTGSDDMQVRVFNYNTLERVHSFEAHSDYVRCIAVHPTQPFILTSSDDMLIKLWNWEKGWIAQQVFEGHTHYVMQVVFNPKDNNTFASASLDRTVKVWQLGSSTANFTLDGHEKGVNCVDYYHGGDKPYLISGADDNYVKIWDYQNKTCVQTLEGHTQNICAVCFHPELPIILTGSEDGTVRIWHAGTYRLESSLNYGFERVWTIACLKGSNNVAIGYDESSVIVKVGREEPAVSMDSLGGKIVWAKHSEIQQVNLKALGEETQDGERLPLAVKDMGACEIYPQTIQHNPNGRFLVVCGDGEYIIYTSMALRNKAFGQASEFIWAADSSQYAVRESNTTVKVFKNFKEKKSFKPDFGADGIFGGFLLGVSSGSGLSFFDWDTLKLVRRIDIQPTHVYWAENASLVALATSDQYFILKYHADAVANAPENSEDIEDAFEMVAEMSETVKTGLWVGDCFIYTNSVNRINYFVGGEVVTVSHLDRPMYLLGYVPRDNRLYLCDKELSVVSYSLLLSVLEYQTAVMRKDFETADRVLPTVPKEHRTRVAHFLEKQGFKEQALAVSTDPEHRFELALALGDLVTAHSLAKEANSQQKWRQLASLATQKGKLCLAQECLHQAQDFGGLLLLATSTGNANMIQKLGSDANDMGKNNISFLSYFILGDLDKCQEILLKTDRIPEAAFFARTYAPSKVSSIVKLWKEKLSSVSKKAGQSLADPEQYENLFPGYREALKVEQFLREESKKKVPASAFPTMKPNVERNPFEEMLAAEQANRFTYKAATSTTDEAEESTTEMIMNRLQDLDIGKVIPSSTGKSNFPEKITKTTSSSRPLTMDEDDLDLDLEIDDTIDTTGVNLDDDLLEED, encoded by the exons ATG CCACTGAGGTTAGATATCAAGCGAAAATTGACCGCTAGGTCGGACAGGGTAAAGAGCGTGGACCTTCACCCTACAGAACCATGGATGCTCTGTTCCTTGTATCAAGGAAACGTTAATATTTGGAATCATGAAACTCAGACGCTGGCTAAAACATTTGAAGTATGTGACTTACCAGTTCGTACAGCCAAATTTGTACCACGCAAGAATTGGGTTGTTACTGGTTCAGATGATATGCAAGTTAgagtatttaattataatactttgGAACGTGTGCATTCTTTCGAGGCACATAGTGACTATGTCAGATGTATTGCAGTACATCCAACACAACCATTTATATTAACAAGTAGTG ATGATATGCTAATCAAATTGTGGAACTGGGAAAAAGGTTGGATAGCACAACAGGTGTTTGAAGGACACACACACTATGTAATGCAAGTAGTATTCAATCCAAAagataataatacatttgCAAGTGCTTCATTAGACAGAACAGTGAAAGTATGGCAGCTTGGATCTTCCACGGCCAATTTCACACTAGATGGTCATGAGAAAGGTGTAAATTGTGTTGATTACTACCATGGTGGAGACAAACCATACTTAATATCAGGAGCAGACGATAACTATGTCAAAATTTGGGATTATCAAAATAAAACTTGTGTACAGACACTAGAAGGACACACACAAAATATTTGTGCTGTTTGTTTTCATCCAGAATTGCCCATCATTCTTACGGGTTCTGAAGATGGAACTGTTCGAATATGGCATGCTGGAACATACAGATTGGAATCTTCCCTTAATTATGGTTTTGAGAGAGTATGGACAATCGCTTGTTTAAAGGGCTCAAACAATGTTGCAATTGGTTATGATGAGAGTAGTGTTATAGTAAAAGTTGGTAGAGAAGAGCCTGCAGTTTCAATGGATTCATTAGGTGGCAAGATCGTCTGGGCAAAACACAGTGAAATACAGCAAGTGAACTTGAAAGCTTTGGGAGAGGAAACACAAGATGGAGAGAGACTTCCATTGGCTGTTAAAGACATGGGTGCCTGTGAAATTTATCCACAAACTATCCAGCATAATCCGAATGGAAGATTCTTGGTAGTTTGTGGGGATGGAGAGTACATTATTTACACATCTATGGCATTAAGAAATAAAGCTTTTGGTCAAGCATCGGAATTCATCTGGGCAGCTGATTCAAGTCAGTATGCTGTCAGAGAAAGTAATACCACTGTAAAAGTCTTCAAGAACttcaaagaaaagaagagcTTTAAGCCTGATTTTGGTGCTGAtg gtATTTTTGGTGGATTTTTGTTGGGCGTTTCTTCTGGATCTGGTCTATCATTTTTCGACTGGGACACGCTTAAGTTAGTTCGTCGTATAGACATTCAACCTACACATGTCTATTGGGCCGAAAATGCCTCTCTGGTAGCATTAGCTACATCTGATCaatactttattttaaaataccaTGCTGATGCAGTTGCAAATGCTCCAGAAAATTCAGAAGACATTGAAGATGCTTTTGAG ATGGTAGCAGAAATGAGTGAAACTGTGAAAACTGGTCTATGGGTCGGTGACTGCTTCATTTACACAAATAGCGTAAATCGGATAAACTATTTCGTCGGTGGAGAAGTTGTGACTGTATCACACTTAGATAGACCAATGTATCTTCTTGGATATGTCCCGAGGGACAACAGATTGTATCTGTGCGACAAGGAACTGTCAGTTGTCTCGTATTCGTTATTATTATCTGTATTAGAATACCAGACTGCTGTTATGCGAAAAGATTTCGAGACAGCAGACAGAGTTCTTCCCACAGTTCCCAAGGAACATCGTACGCGAGTGGCTCATTTCTTGGAAAAACAA GGTTTCAAAGAACAAGCATTGGCTGTGTCCACGGATCCAGAACACAGGTTTGAATTGGCTCTGGCATTGGGAGACCTCGTAACGGCGCACTCGCTTGCAAAGGAAGCGAATAGCCAGCAAAAATGGCGGCAATTGGCGTCTCTCGCCACTCAGAAAGGAAAATTGTGCTTAGCACAAGAATGTTTGCATCAGGCGCAAGATTTCGGTGGGCTCCTACTGCTTGCCACAAGTACAGGAAACGCGAATATGATTCAAAAACTAGGCTCGGACGCTAATGATATGGGcaagaataatatttctttcttgtcATATTTTATTCTTGGAGACCTCGACAAGTGTCAGGAAATCCTTCTAAAAACGGACAGAATTCCAGAGGCTGCGTTCTTTGCACGAACGTACGCTCCTAGTAAAGTTTCATCGATTGTAAAATTATGGAAGGAGAAACTCTCGTCTGTGAGCAAGAAAGCTGGACAGAGCTTGGCTGATCCTGAACAGTACGAAAACCTGTTTCCTGGATACAGAGAAGCGTTGAAGGTCGAACAGTTCCTTAGAGAGGAGAGTAAGAAGAAGGTTCCGGCATCTGCATTCCCGACTATGAAA CCGAATGTCGAACGAAATCCATTCGAGGAGATGCTAGCTGCTGAGCAGGCGAATCGGTTCACCTACAAAGCGGCTACAAGTACAACTGACGAAGCAGAAGAATCAACCACCGAAATGATAATGAATAGGCTACAGGATCTCGATATTGGTAAGGTAATCCCATCGTCTACGGGAAAATCGAATTTTCCCGAGAAGATTACGAAGACCACCAGCAGCTCTAGACCATTAACCATGGACGAGGACGATCTGGATCTCGATCTTGAAATCGATGATACTATAGATACTACT GGTGTGAATCTCGATGATGACCTCCTCGAGGAAGACTAG